Part of the Drosophila pseudoobscura strain MV-25-SWS-2005 chromosome 2, UCI_Dpse_MV25, whole genome shotgun sequence genome, TGGTAGAATAAgaattcaaatatatttagtCAAGCACAAAATAaccgcatacatacataatacgTATATAGATATATCATCCCTTGATTTTAAGTGAAATTTTTTGCGAACAATTTTAAGTCAACTCGTTTGATATTGGGGTGAAACGGAAGTTGTATTCCTGGGATGAGCAGATAAggtataatttaatttttggaaGAAATTCTTTTGAAGAACTTTACTTTAGTACATTTTTGGAGTGTTTATTCGAAATGAACTTATGCGTTAATTTACAAGTTAATAATAATCGGATAATATTAGCCCTGAAAGgggaaatattttaataaatatccTACTggtaatatacatatacatacagtAACTTTTAAAGAACTTTAATAAACATGCATAACTATTGAATGTTAGACACACTTCttctgtgtttgtttttgtagaATACTCGGACGTGGGTTGCACCCTTGAGTTTTCATTCATCATTCGATGTCGTTGATTGATGGGATTTTTCCCACCCTTCGCATGCAGTTGGCGAAAGCTTGAAAAGCTCTCCCATCGGCTGCAAGTGAAAAGCTAACGAGCGACTTCCATCCGCTCGTTTGACTCGTGCCAAACACCGCAGGCACCGCACCGCGCCACACGCACTTTGACACCCATCGATGGGTCGTGTGACCAGGCTTGATGGGGGGGCATGGGGTCTGCCTGATTATCGGGTGGGACGGGGGGACTGTGGGTCTAGACACGGGGTGGCAGTCTTCACTTAGCATCGTgctaaacgaaacgaaacaaatgaatgaaaatattATGTGGCCATAGAGAATGTCACTCGTCAGCGGCGTGGTGCGACAGACCTATGCCAAAACGCATTCGGGCCAACTTTTCCCAGTTTTCCCAGCGCCTCTGCCAGCGTGTGGCTGCTCTTTTTGTTGCCCAAATGTAGCTAATGCCCCAAAGTTGCCTGCTTCATAGCCACTATGAAATATGGTTGCCAAAATACACACAAGATGGGTGCGACCACGGGGCGAGACGGATCCATAAATGTGACTGTAAGGTGCGTGCAATAACTGAATGGATTATGGTAGATTACCACGTAATATGATCTGAAGATTTAGCAATAAGGTTTGCTCTTTTGATTGGAAATATGAACCACGTTTTATTTGTTGACTTTCTTAAGAAATTTAATAGCAACACTGGTTTGCATTAAACAAGTCTACCTAGGGATTTTCCTATCAATGTGCCGAGTGGCTGCTATAAGTCGATGGGACTTCCTACATACAAGATTCCTTTTTCGACCAAGGAACTATTATTTTGTAGTTATAAAAACTTACCATACATGACTCTTAAAAGACGCATCCAAATGTTTGAGAGTCCTCTCTTAatctaatttatttttgtatgttttaaATTAACTAGAAACTGTAAATTTTATAAGTGGGAAGAATATACACATTTTTGTCAAAATAACACAATTTCTCAAGGCATCTTCccttttatatatgtatgtacttccATCACCCATGGCACATCACAGATTTCCTTGCTATTCATTCCAGCACTAATGTCGCGCACGTTACTCTCTCATGTGAGGGAAAACTGCGACGCTTCGTCGCTAGCTTTTAGATACAAATCTGAATGAAATGTCGCCACTGCTTATCAGATAAGTTCGGAGCGCGCTGGAGTACGGTTGCTGCTGAATGGAGACGGGACACGGACTCAAAACTTGATTCGCTCTGTGCCGCTCTGTGTGTTTACAAGTCGAGAGTTGTCGCCGATTATAGGCGACGTGCCTCCAAAATCAGAGCCAAGTCAACGTCCGGGTGCGAGTGCAGTGACGGGAACGGACTACGGAATACGGTTATCGTAGCCGGGAACGGTACGGGGATCGGGAATCGGGGATCGACCTCGCCGCTTGGTAATTTGGTGCGTTTGCGTGCCAGTGCCTGTCCAGTGACAGTCGAGAGAGTCAAGACGCTACCAGGCAGACTAGTCGCTGGATGAGTCTCCGTTCGCGTCATcgaattattataattagcATAGTTGGGGGGGACACAACCGCGGGCAGATAAACGGCATCGGAATTTATCGCAGCTAGTGGAAATTTTGTGAAAACAAAAGCCGCTTTCGTAAGGGGAAAAGTTCCAGTTCCAGAGGACACGAATATGccagactccgactccgaatCGGAGATCCTGGCCGGCGTCACCGACGACAACGTCCCCCTGTGGACGGCTGGGAATGTGAGCCAACTGCTCGGACCGGCACGCGATCCATTGGCCATTGTGGTGCCGGTGACAGTCGTCTACTCGCTGATATTCCTCAGCGGCGTGGTGGGCAACATTAGCACCTGCATCGTAATCAAGAAGAACCGCTCTATGCACACGGCCACCAACTATTACCTCTTCTCGCTGGCCATCTCCgatttcctgctgctgctctcggGCGTGCCCCAGGAGGTGTGGTTCATCTGGTCCAAGTATCCGTACGTCTTTGGCGAGTACTTCTGCCTGGGACGCGGTCTGCTGGCCGAGACCTCGGCCAATGCCACCGTCCTGACCATCACCGCCTTCACCGTGGAGCGCTACATAGCCATCTGCCACCCGTTCCTGGGGCAGGCGATGAGCAAGCTCAGTCGGGCCATACGCATCATCGGTCTCGTCTGGGCCCTGGCCGTGCTCACCGCCATCCCGCAGGCGGCGCAATTCGGGATCAACAGCTACGCCGGCGTGGACAAGTGCGTGGTGGTGCGCGTCATCGTCGAGCACTCGTTTCAGCTCTCCACCTTCATTTTCTTCTTTGCGCCCATGTCCATCATCTTTGTGCTGTACCTGTTGATAGGCCTACAGCTCTACCGCTCCAACCTGAGCGATGGCCCGGCCCCAGCTCTGGCGACGTCCCGGAGGCCGCCGCTGAAGAATGTGCAGTCGGACACTATCCTGTACCGCTACGCCGGCTCCAACTCCGCGGTGAACATCAACGGTGGGGGATCGGGCGCCCAGCTGAGCTCCGTGCGGGGTCGACTCAATCACTATGGCACACGGCGTGTGCTGAGGATGCTCGGTAATTATGCAGCCCTGGGGTAGACCAGACATCAGACATCAGACATCGGGCCATATGCCCCTAATCGTTCTAAGCCTGTTAATCAGTCGCTCTCTGGGCAATTTATTGCGTTTGTCATTTGTCAtttgtcgtttgtcgtttCTCATTTATGATTATGGCGATTGCCAAAAAAAGTACAAAGTACTTCAACATTCATTCactctttatctttatctgtcTCCTGGCAGTTGCTGTGGTGGTCTGCTTCTTCCTTTGCTGGGCCCCCTTCCATGCCCAGCGACTGATTGCCATCTATGCCCCCGCCCGGGGCGCCAAGCTGCACGAACAGCACGAGCTTCTCTACACGGTGATGACTTACGTCTCCGGGGTGCTCTACTATCTCTCCACCTGCATCAATCCGCTGCTCTACAACATCATGAGCAACAAGTTCCGCGAGGCCTTCAAGGTAGGGATCATTGTTGTATCGCACTGTATAGTCCCATAGATATCCGTATTTCAGGCCGTGCTCTTTGGCAAAAAGTTGTCCAAGGGTTCGTTGAACTCCCGCAACCACATCGAGTCGCAGCGGTTGAGGAGAGCCCTGAACTCCTCCAGCCAGACGCAACGCGTTTCCATTGAGTCGGCGGAGGCGCAACAGTCGAAACAGACACTAACGCAGGTGGGTTTTATGGCTATAGGTACCCACCCTGACTATCAATCTATCAATTACCTCTCGAATACTCTCTCTCAGACCCCGCACCATGATcgcctggccctggccaagcCGCAGCTCGCTTCCCAGTACGCCATGATCAATGCCCAGATCAACTAGAGGCGGACGCGAGAGGCAACTCAATCTCCAGCCTCTCATCGAGCCGCTTGCTTCCGAAtgctaatttatttatatattgtttAAGCCAGATTCTTAGTTAGTCACTTGTTTTTGTCTTTACCGAGTCCACTGCTACGGCCGCtatcgctgctgttgctgttgctgctgctaccaaAGCGTTTAGTACAAcctgcatttgcattcatttGCCTTGCAATTAGACCTTAAttactcgctctctcgctctgtctacTATATATTTATCTACTATAAAGATTTTCATTCAtacagaatcagaatcagtgTCGGCACGAGTTCGCCTGAGCTAGTCTTTCAAGCATTAAGATTTACGGCTATTTAGTGTAAGAATAGTATTCAATGTGCTTCGCTCTCTGCAATTAACGTAATGGCGGCACGCCTAGAGGGGATTTACGCTGGAAACAAAAGCTTTGCAGACTCAAGAATAGAAAGAAGAAAGCAAGTACATATAGCTTTTGCGAATTCTATGTCTAAGAAAATATGCTTAATCCaaacagaacaacaaaaatgtggCACAAATattcgatatatattttagaagCTAAAATTCTCAGAAAAGTCATTAATTCTATTCAAATACTGACCCCCTTTAAAAGCAATTTCAGCTGGAAATCAtagaaatataatatttaaagacATTGCTTAGATTGATTCATAATTTTAAGAGAGTCAAAATGGTACGACTGTACAGTGAAATTACTTCTGGAAATCATATTTCTTTCAAGTCGATGTATTTAATACAATCTTAGGGTTTTTTCCAGAAATATTCATCAAATAAAGTTTACCGCATTCTGCTTGCCTTAATTTCTGTAGCGTTTTAGTTCAACAACCTTGAAGCCAGAAATTATCATCGAAATACATTTAAAGATTGATTATAATTCATCGACTTTATTGAACAGCCAACGACGCTGTTGAATCAATGGGAAGGAACCCTTGAGGAATTATAATAAACGATATACCCGAATTATTCCACAAATAAAACTTAGCATATTCCCATAACCATTCGCCTTTTTTCCGCATCCCGgtgtctctctatctcccttcAGCAACTACTAAGGATTCGCCGTGCTCCAAATGTAATTTGCCCATAAATATATTTGGGTTTTGTATCGATTGTGGCCTGTCGTCTGCCCGACTACAAATGAAATTCTAATGAGGTGCCAGGCGGATGGTTCAAGGTCATGCAAATGCGCGGACTCCGTGGCGCATTAGTAATCCTGCAAATTGTCATGAAAATGCAATCAACCAAATGGATGCCAGTGCCCTGTATGATTTGTACCCCCAGACAGAGTGGAGGTTCACTTCAATTGCATAGAGGACCTGTCCGTTGGCAGGAGCTAGCAAATACTAGGTGGCAAATGCGTCAAAGCCCAAAGCGCAGCGGGCCATAAAGGAGCACACAACAaacaaggcaacaaaaaagcgAGAGTGAAACAGTCAGACGGATATAAACCACATAAAATTGTTCCACCAACGTCACGTAAAGCCGAACAAATATaatcacagacacacaaaacacatGCCTGCAAAAGTGACGTAGAAATTATGAAGTTTTGTGATTTACGAGCGAATCGAGGGAGCAAAGCAGCAGAAAGGAAAAAACCGGAAAGAATGGTTTGGTTCGAGTACCGAGGCCTTAGATACCCTTGCTGCTCTATATCTGATGTTCGATTTTACCTTAAAGACTTTGCTTTAAATGATCCATAAATTGAACACAGTCAAAAGGGTATAAGAATATAGCgaaagtatttttttgtttgatctTATTTACATGAATCTATTACCAATCATATACATTGCAACTTTGGCGGAATTATCTTAAGAAACACAATTGtttttttaacaaagactctcATTACGACCGAATGTTCAGATGATTTTCGCAACCCCCAATATATAGAACAACGCTAGCACGAAAAATAAGGGGCTGATTGAATTTTCAGCCAAAAGTCTTAATTAATGAGCGAAGGGAAGGAAATTATAGGATATAAAACTAACATTGCTCATTCCATTCGGATATTGATTTTAATGCAGAATATATAGACGCATACTGGGATGCATactttgatcaagaatatatacactttatgGGGTTCAAGAACCATTATTTACTTTGTTGAAGTAATAAATATGCGGTGTGTTATGTAGGCGTATAAAAAAAAGCCCTGGGAAAAGTTAAGCACAACAAAATTTCTAACATCATTTAACGCGCTACAAGTTTAGACAAACAcacccacccatccatccacccacccaccgCTCCACAAACACCAACGCAacctcacacatacacacttaAGCAcgtacaacacacacacaaggcaGGAAGGAAGACTCACGCACTGACTCacgcggagagagagagaaagcagaACAATAGAGAGGCGATGTGGCTGGCTTTGTGTTTGGGCTGGACCGTGTTAGCCGCAACTATTAAGGCTTTCAGCTGTTTATTGCGGTAACTACTGACACAGTGGGTACATTATTTATTGTTCAATTTATTGCTTACCATAATATAAGATTAGCATTATACCACTTACAGAAAGAACAGTTGTGGTCAAACAAGAAGATTTATATTCATTATATTCGTCGTAGATGAGTCAATCAGAGGAGCATTTGACAGGGAATGCAACGATGGGAATTTCTAGACCAGAAACCGAAACACTGACAGCTTTTAACTCTACTAATTTTTATCAATCGCAGTAACCTCTTTTTGCTCTTCCATCGCATGTGGAATGTTTTTTCTgaacaaatacatttgtagGACTAGGAAAAATCAGTTCCCAGTCGAGAGTGTTACGAAGCACATCGtaacaagaaaacaagaaaaaaaaatttaaaaaataaaaaaaacaaaaaaaaatat contains:
- the PK1-R gene encoding pyrokinin-1 receptor isoform X1; protein product: MPDSDSESEILAGVTDDNVPLWTAGNVSQLLGPARDPLAIVVPVTVVYSLIFLSGVVGNISTCIVIKKNRSMHTATNYYLFSLAISDFLLLLSGVPQEVWFIWSKYPYVFGEYFCLGRGLLAETSANATVLTITAFTVERYIAICHPFLGQAMSKLSRAIRIIGLVWALAVLTAIPQAAQFGINSYAGVDKCVVVRVIVEHSFQLSTFIFFFAPMSIIFVLYLLIGLQLYRSNLSDGPAPALATSRRPPLKNVQSDTILYRYAGSNSAVNINGGGSGAQLSSVRGRLNHYGTRRVLRMLVAVVVCFFLCWAPFHAQRLIAIYAPARGAKLHEQHELLYTVMTYVSGVLYYLSTCINPLLYNIMSNKFREAFKISVFQAVLFGKKLSKGSLNSRNHIESQRLRRALNSSSQTQRVSIESAEAQQSKQTLTQTPHHDRLALAKPQLASQYAMINAQIN
- the PK1-R gene encoding pyrokinin-1 receptor isoform X2 — protein: MPDSDSESEILAGVTDDNVPLWTAGNVSQLLGPARDPLAIVVPVTVVYSLIFLSGVVGNISTCIVIKKNRSMHTATNYYLFSLAISDFLLLLSGVPQEVWFIWSKYPYVFGEYFCLGRGLLAETSANATVLTITAFTVERYIAICHPFLGQAMSKLSRAIRIIGLVWALAVLTAIPQAAQFGINSYAGVDKCVVVRVIVEHSFQLSTFIFFFAPMSIIFVLYLLIGLQLYRSNLSDGPAPALATSRRPPLKNVQSDTILYRYAGSNSAVNINGGGSGAQLSSVRGRLNHYGTRRVLRMLVAVVVCFFLCWAPFHAQRLIAIYAPARGAKLHEQHELLYTVMTYVSGVLYYLSTCINPLLYNIMSNKFREAFKAVLFGKKLSKGSLNSRNHIESQRLRRALNSSSQTQRVSIESAEAQQSKQTLTQTPHHDRLALAKPQLASQYAMINAQIN